One window of Flavobacterium ammonificans genomic DNA carries:
- the thrA gene encoding bifunctional aspartate kinase/homoserine dehydrogenase I: MKVLKFGGTSVANAQNIKRVLTIVTEKTKHEKLVVVVSALSKVTDLLQLASQKAASNDENYKEIVTEIEKKHLDTLKELIPVSEQSSLLSHVKRIVNHLETLLDGCFLLGELSPRTSDTILGFGELLSSYIIAEALKQKEKNNGYTDSRELIKTNATFGKAVVDFETTNKLVADFFATNQNQVVILPGFIASTADKIPTTLGRGGSDYTAAIIAAALNATDLEIWTDVNGMFTANPKIVKQAQPIATISYQEAMELSHFGAKVLYPPTIQPVLRKNIPILIKNTFEPEAIGTYISNDVISQTNPVKGISHIDNIALLTLEGPGMVGVSGSSKRLFEVLSHENINVIFITQASSEHSICIGILNSDAETAEIAINKAFEIEIAQNKIDPCIVENNLCIIALVGENMKNHQGLSGRMFSTLGKNNVNIRAIAQGASERNISAVINERDVKKALNTLHENFFEENTKQLNLFVMGVGNVGEKFIEQIHQQKKFLKENLKINVRVVALSNSRKMHFDEDGISLKEWQTVLNNGETANQDLFIAKVKELNLRNSIFVDITANESVSKTYEHFLKQSVGVVTCNKIACSSAYDNYKNLKNLSRQYNAPFLFETNVGAGLPIIDTVKNLIASGDKVNKIQAVLSGSLNFIFNNFDENNSFHDVVKEAGVQGFTEPDPKIDLSGIDVARKILILIRESGYQMDIESIANESFMPSECLETTSNEAFFSSLQKHAAHFDALYKEAQSKESRLKYVAQFENGKASVGLQFIPKDHPFYNLEGKDNIVLFYTDRYVDQPLLIKGAGAGAAVTASGIFADVIRIGNV; encoded by the coding sequence ATGAAAGTATTAAAATTTGGCGGAACTTCAGTTGCCAATGCTCAAAATATAAAACGAGTCCTTACTATAGTTACTGAAAAAACAAAACACGAGAAACTAGTGGTAGTCGTTTCGGCTTTAAGTAAGGTAACCGACTTATTACAATTGGCTTCGCAAAAAGCGGCTTCGAATGACGAAAATTATAAAGAAATTGTAACTGAGATTGAAAAGAAACATTTAGATACCTTAAAGGAATTAATTCCGGTAAGCGAACAAAGTAGCTTACTAAGCCATGTAAAAAGAATTGTCAATCATCTAGAAACCTTATTAGACGGTTGTTTCCTTTTGGGCGAACTTTCTCCTAGAACTTCAGATACTATTTTAGGTTTTGGCGAATTACTTTCGTCTTATATTATTGCGGAAGCACTAAAACAAAAAGAAAAAAATAATGGATATACAGATAGTCGTGAACTAATCAAAACCAATGCTACTTTTGGAAAAGCAGTGGTAGACTTTGAAACGACCAACAAATTGGTGGCTGATTTTTTTGCTACTAACCAAAATCAAGTGGTAATACTACCTGGTTTTATTGCTTCTACTGCCGACAAAATACCAACTACTCTAGGACGTGGAGGATCGGATTATACTGCAGCAATCATTGCAGCTGCTTTGAATGCAACGGATTTAGAAATTTGGACAGACGTCAACGGCATGTTTACCGCCAATCCAAAAATTGTAAAACAAGCCCAACCTATTGCTACCATTTCGTATCAAGAAGCGATGGAATTGTCGCATTTTGGTGCCAAAGTATTGTACCCGCCAACCATTCAACCGGTATTGAGAAAGAATATTCCAATTCTAATCAAAAATACGTTTGAGCCAGAAGCTATTGGTACTTATATTTCAAATGATGTGATTTCGCAAACCAATCCTGTAAAAGGAATTAGTCATATTGATAATATTGCCTTACTAACATTAGAAGGTCCGGGAATGGTGGGAGTTTCAGGTTCGTCAAAACGATTATTTGAGGTCTTATCACATGAAAACATCAACGTGATTTTTATTACACAAGCTTCTTCGGAGCATTCTATTTGTATCGGAATATTAAATTCAGATGCAGAAACAGCAGAAATAGCCATCAACAAAGCTTTTGAAATTGAAATTGCCCAAAACAAAATCGATCCTTGTATTGTAGAGAACAACTTATGCATCATTGCATTGGTAGGCGAAAATATGAAAAACCACCAAGGGTTGAGCGGAAGGATGTTCAGTACTTTAGGAAAAAACAACGTAAACATTCGCGCTATTGCTCAAGGTGCTTCCGAAAGAAATATTTCTGCGGTAATCAATGAGCGTGATGTCAAAAAAGCATTAAATACATTACACGAAAACTTCTTTGAAGAAAACACAAAGCAATTGAACCTATTTGTAATGGGCGTTGGAAATGTTGGAGAGAAATTCATCGAGCAAATTCACCAACAGAAAAAATTCTTAAAAGAAAATCTTAAGATCAATGTAAGAGTTGTTGCTTTATCTAATTCTAGAAAAATGCACTTTGACGAAGACGGAATTTCTTTGAAAGAATGGCAAACAGTTTTGAACAATGGAGAAACGGCGAACCAAGACCTATTCATCGCTAAAGTAAAAGAATTGAATCTACGAAACAGCATTTTTGTTGACATCACAGCTAACGAAAGTGTTTCAAAAACCTACGAACATTTCTTAAAACAAAGCGTTGGTGTCGTAACTTGTAACAAAATTGCTTGTTCATCGGCTTACGACAATTACAAAAATTTAAAAAATCTATCCCGCCAATACAATGCGCCTTTCTTATTTGAAACGAATGTTGGAGCGGGTTTACCTATTATTGACACTGTAAAAAACTTAATTGCTTCAGGTGATAAAGTAAATAAGATTCAAGCCGTTTTATCCGGAAGTTTGAATTTTATCTTCAATAATTTTGACGAAAATAATTCTTTTCACGATGTGGTGAAAGAAGCTGGAGTACAAGGCTTTACTGAACCTGATCCAAAAATTGATTTGAGCGGAATTGACGTAGCTCGAAAAATCCTAATATTAATTCGCGAAAGCGGTTACCAAATGGATATTGAATCTATTGCTAACGAATCGTTTATGCCATCGGAATGTTTGGAAACAACATCAAATGAAGCCTTCTTTTCGTCATTGCAAAAACATGCAGCACATTTTGATGCATTGTATAAGGAAGCCCAAAGCAAAGAATCGCGTTTGAAATATGTGGCGCAATTTGAAAATGGGAAAGCAAGCGTTGGTTTGCAATTCATACCGAAAGACCATCCTTTTTACAATTTAGAAGGAAAAGACAATATCGTATTGTTTTACACCGATCGTTATGTGGACCAACCTTTATTAATCAAAGGTGCTGGTGCTGGTGCTGCGGTAACGGCTTCAGGAATATTTGCTGATGTTATCCGAATTGGAAACGTATAA